One window from the genome of Candidatus Zixiibacteriota bacterium encodes:
- a CDS encoding pantoate--beta-alanine ligase, translating to MRIIRSIRQMQRAAREAAAAGKTIGVVPTMGYLHEGHLALVRRAKKAADLVVVTIFVNPAQFAPGEDFARYPRDEKGDVKKIRSAGGDLVFIPSAADMYPPGFQTYVTVGGVTEALEGAVRPGHFLGVATVVAKLFNIVRPDVAVFGMKDYQQAVVLRQVARDLDYPIRMVIAPTVRESDGLAMSSRNAYFKEPQHRAEARCLYYALRTARAMAKAGAVDPKKIRAEMEKVIHGACPSAEIDYIAFTDLWSVQPAAAVRPGVVCSLAVRVHGVRLIDNMRM from the coding sequence ATGCGAATCATTCGTTCCATCCGGCAAATGCAGCGGGCGGCGCGGGAGGCGGCGGCGGCGGGGAAGACAATCGGCGTGGTCCCGACCATGGGGTATCTCCACGAGGGGCACCTGGCCCTGGTGCGGCGGGCGAAAAAGGCTGCGGATCTCGTGGTGGTCACGATTTTCGTCAACCCCGCCCAGTTCGCCCCGGGAGAGGACTTCGCCCGGTACCCGCGCGATGAGAAGGGGGATGTGAAAAAGATTCGGTCGGCCGGCGGGGATCTCGTGTTTATCCCCTCCGCCGCCGACATGTACCCGCCGGGGTTCCAGACCTATGTGACGGTCGGCGGGGTCACCGAGGCGCTGGAAGGTGCGGTGCGGCCGGGGCATTTCCTCGGAGTGGCGACGGTGGTGGCGAAGCTGTTCAACATCGTGCGGCCGGACGTGGCCGTGTTCGGCATGAAAGACTACCAGCAGGCGGTCGTGCTGCGGCAGGTCGCCCGGGACCTGGACTATCCGATCCGGATGGTCATCGCGCCGACGGTGCGGGAGTCCGACGGGCTGGCGATGTCCTCGCGGAACGCCTACTTCAAGGAGCCGCAGCACCGGGCGGAGGCGCGCTGCCTCTACTACGCGCTGCGGACGGCGCGGGCGATGGCGAAAGCGGGAGCCGTCGATCCGAAGAAGATCCGGGCCGAGATGGAGAAAGTGATCCACGGTGCGTGTCCCTCAGCCGAGATCGACTACATCGCGTTCACCGACCTGTGGAGCGTGCAGCCCGCGGCGGCGGTGCGGCCAGGCGTGGTCTGCTCGCTGGCGGTGCGGGTGCACGGCGTGCGGCTGATTGACAACATGAGGATGTGA
- a CDS encoding peptidylprolyl isomerase, which yields MFDALRRMILPIILIVLLLFAGMIVLEWGMGLSGRQRFADANVAGVVNGEEISWERYNTILNNMMQSEQQDSDEDLPDAKVRELQLEAWKQVVQDQIMQQKVRDEAIVVTDEELFSYLAYSPPPELRTLPYFLTNGQFDYQKYQQAMLDPQAAPFWSQIEAAARNDIAKMKVQELVLQDVQVTENEVREWFLGSQEKVTVGMINVDFARFSRPAPTGTAEEIEAYFNAHRDKYTVEERAALNVVLIEKSPAPSDWEASYERARAIYDSIKAGTDFAEMAGLYSEDPGSKEKGGDLGWFARGQMVGEFEKVAFQLNKDQVSEPVKTQFGWHIIKLFDRKTEREVPRGKTEPEDVEKVLASHILIQAKPSQETLDQAYRRLEAFRTDAKKIGFFKAAEDHQFPVRNTGLFFRGRNIQYLGSDAQAGMFAFDEAVDAISDVWENNSAIYVVQVAEKRPAGLATFEEARERVTLDVQQEKVMALCVDTAAAIWNLIQQGSDPKTAAERFGEQYETPDPFTRSGYAPGIRRDPLAIGAAFGLSRPGEFSGPVKYDQGVVIFRLLSKEAPDMSVYTEKRDSVRTVVLNNKRQELFTRWMEETVKSSKVENYVQRALVEQRGMPY from the coding sequence ATGTTCGATGCACTTCGCCGCATGATTCTCCCGATTATCCTCATCGTCCTCCTTCTCTTCGCGGGAATGATCGTTCTCGAGTGGGGCATGGGGCTTTCGGGCCGGCAGAGGTTTGCCGACGCCAATGTCGCCGGCGTCGTCAACGGCGAGGAAATCTCGTGGGAGCGCTACAACACGATCCTCAACAACATGATGCAGAGCGAGCAGCAGGACTCCGACGAGGACCTCCCTGACGCCAAGGTCCGCGAGTTGCAGCTCGAAGCCTGGAAACAGGTCGTCCAGGATCAGATCATGCAGCAGAAAGTGCGCGACGAGGCGATCGTGGTCACCGATGAGGAGCTGTTCTCCTACCTCGCCTACTCCCCGCCGCCCGAGCTGCGGACGCTGCCGTACTTCCTGACCAACGGCCAGTTCGACTACCAGAAGTACCAGCAGGCGATGCTCGATCCCCAGGCCGCCCCCTTCTGGTCCCAGATCGAGGCCGCGGCGCGCAACGACATCGCCAAGATGAAAGTTCAGGAGCTGGTGCTCCAGGACGTCCAGGTGACCGAGAACGAAGTCCGCGAGTGGTTCCTCGGCTCGCAGGAGAAGGTCACGGTCGGCATGATCAACGTCGACTTCGCCCGGTTCTCCCGTCCGGCCCCGACGGGCACGGCGGAGGAGATTGAGGCGTATTTCAACGCCCACCGCGACAAGTACACGGTCGAAGAGCGCGCCGCCCTCAACGTCGTCCTCATCGAGAAGTCGCCCGCGCCGTCCGACTGGGAGGCCTCCTACGAGAGGGCCAGAGCCATCTACGACTCCATCAAAGCGGGCACCGACTTCGCCGAGATGGCCGGCCTCTACTCCGAGGATCCGGGCTCGAAAGAGAAGGGGGGCGACCTCGGCTGGTTCGCCCGCGGCCAGATGGTCGGCGAGTTCGAGAAAGTGGCGTTCCAGTTGAACAAGGACCAGGTCTCCGAACCGGTCAAGACCCAGTTCGGCTGGCACATCATCAAGCTCTTTGACCGCAAGACCGAGCGGGAGGTTCCGCGCGGCAAGACCGAGCCGGAGGATGTCGAGAAAGTCCTCGCCTCGCACATCCTCATCCAGGCCAAACCCTCGCAGGAGACGCTCGATCAGGCCTACCGCCGGCTCGAGGCGTTCCGCACGGACGCCAAGAAGATCGGCTTCTTCAAGGCCGCCGAGGACCACCAGTTCCCCGTGCGCAACACCGGCCTTTTCTTCCGCGGGCGCAACATTCAGTACCTCGGCAGCGATGCGCAGGCCGGCATGTTCGCCTTCGATGAAGCCGTCGACGCCATCAGCGATGTCTGGGAAAACAACAGCGCCATTTATGTCGTCCAGGTCGCCGAGAAGCGTCCGGCCGGGCTGGCCACGTTCGAGGAGGCCCGCGAGCGCGTCACTCTCGACGTGCAGCAGGAGAAAGTCATGGCGCTGTGCGTCGACACCGCGGCCGCCATCTGGAACCTGATCCAGCAGGGGAGCGACCCGAAGACCGCCGCCGAGCGCTTCGGCGAGCAGTACGAAACCCCCGACCCCTTCACCCGCTCCGGCTACGCGCCCGGCATCCGCCGCGATCCGCTGGCGATCGGGGCCGCATTCGGCCTGAGTCGGCCGGGCGAGTTCTCCGGACCGGTCAAGTATGACCAGGGGGTCGTGATCTTCCGGCTCCTCAGCAAAGAGGCTCCCGACATGTCGGTGTACACGGAGAAGCGCGACTCCGTCCGCACCGTTGTCCTCAACAACAAGCGGCAGGAGCTGTTTACGCGGTGGATGGAGGAGACGGTGAAGAGTTCGAAAGTGGAGAACTACGTCCAGCGCGCGCTGGTCGAGCAGCGGGGCATGCCCTACTGA